The Streptomyces sp. HUAS CB01 genome has a segment encoding these proteins:
- a CDS encoding helix-turn-helix domain-containing protein — protein sequence MRIEQLEYIAAVTRSGLLRRAAEETHLSQPALSETVRNLERELGVDLLERKRSGAKISDEGRELLSVYGQLPRLVASGRLTARSVADDLDGWWHGFFSFLASGPPGFRLRQLLALSRAGIVHFPGAGIRIATDETSGTFTATSPTVSAHTTHATALIEAYLPGPSLAHTEDPLLRGLYREGALAEEVIADPTHTHRSGLLAVSPTDGHVLAPSLDSPTPAASPLAPPPTAGPSPHSPAPAPTRRRSARTTRSPARSCLP from the coding sequence GTGCGTATCGAACAGCTCGAATACATCGCTGCCGTCACGCGGTCGGGGTTGCTGCGGCGCGCCGCAGAAGAAACGCACCTGTCCCAGCCCGCGCTCAGCGAGACCGTACGCAACCTGGAGCGCGAACTCGGCGTGGACCTGCTGGAGCGGAAGCGTTCCGGGGCGAAGATCAGCGACGAGGGCCGGGAACTGCTCTCCGTCTACGGCCAACTGCCCCGCCTCGTCGCCTCCGGCCGGCTCACCGCCCGCTCGGTCGCCGACGACCTCGACGGCTGGTGGCACGGCTTCTTCAGCTTCCTCGCCTCCGGTCCGCCCGGCTTCCGCCTGCGCCAACTCCTCGCGCTGTCCCGGGCCGGCATCGTCCACTTCCCGGGGGCGGGTATCCGCATCGCCACCGACGAGACGAGCGGCACCTTCACCGCGACCAGCCCCACCGTGTCCGCCCACACCACCCACGCCACGGCCCTGATCGAGGCGTACCTGCCGGGCCCCTCCCTGGCCCACACCGAGGACCCACTCCTGCGAGGCCTGTACCGGGAAGGCGCACTCGCCGAGGAGGTCATTGCCGACCCCACCCACACACACCGTTCCGGCCTGCTCGCCGTCTCCCCCACGGACGGCCACGTCCTCGCCCCGTCCCTCGACAGCCCCACCCCCGCCGCATCGCCCTTGGCGCCCCCACCAACAGCCGGGCCGTCGCCGCATTCGCCCGCCCCCGCACCAACGCGCCGGCGTTCCGCCAGAACGACGCGGTCGCCCGCGCGCTCCTGCTTGCCCTGA
- a CDS encoding putative leader peptide, whose amino-acid sequence MKRQDLTRRRHVDLARVSSSCCRCRV is encoded by the coding sequence ATGAAGCGACAGGACCTCACGCGGCGACGCCACGTCGACCTCGCGCGTGTCTCCAGCTCCTGCTGTCGCTGTCGGGTCTGA
- the sfnG gene encoding dimethylsulfone monooxygenase SfnG, whose product MPVPPGPDPVRFAYWVPNVSGGLVTSTIEQRTDWSYDYNRELAVLAENNGFDYALSQVRYMASYGAEYQHESTSFSLALLLATERLKVIAAVHPGLWHPGVLAKLGATADHLSNGRFAVNVVSAWFKGEFTALGEPWLEHDERYRRAEEFITALRQIWTEDHTELAGDFYRLRDFSLKPKPLNTPERPHPEIFQGGNSTAARTMAGRVSDWYFSNGKDFDGVTEQIEDVRAAAAQAGRTAPKFGLNGFLIARDTETEARDTLREIVAKADTPAVHGFRDAVQQAGQSTADGKGMWQDSGFEDLVQYNDGFRTGLIGTPEQIAERIVAYKRLGVDLFLLGFLHYHEEVEYFGKRVLPLVRELEARQFEPEPVTARA is encoded by the coding sequence ATGCCCGTACCGCCCGGACCCGACCCCGTCCGCTTCGCCTACTGGGTGCCCAACGTCAGCGGCGGCCTGGTCACCAGCACCATCGAGCAGCGCACCGACTGGAGCTACGACTACAACCGCGAACTGGCCGTGCTGGCCGAGAACAACGGCTTCGACTACGCCCTCAGCCAGGTCCGCTACATGGCCAGCTACGGCGCCGAGTACCAGCACGAGTCGACCAGCTTCAGCCTCGCCCTGCTGCTCGCCACCGAGCGGCTGAAGGTCATCGCCGCCGTCCACCCCGGCCTGTGGCACCCGGGCGTCCTCGCCAAGCTCGGCGCCACCGCGGACCACCTGTCGAACGGCCGCTTCGCCGTCAACGTCGTCAGCGCCTGGTTCAAGGGCGAGTTCACGGCCCTCGGCGAGCCCTGGCTGGAGCACGACGAGCGCTACCGCCGCGCGGAGGAGTTCATCACCGCCCTGCGCCAGATCTGGACCGAGGATCACACCGAACTCGCCGGTGACTTCTACCGGTTGCGCGACTTCTCCCTCAAGCCCAAGCCGCTGAACACCCCCGAGCGTCCGCACCCGGAGATCTTCCAGGGCGGCAACTCCACCGCCGCCCGAACCATGGCGGGCCGCGTCTCCGACTGGTACTTCAGCAACGGCAAGGACTTCGACGGCGTCACCGAGCAGATCGAAGACGTCCGCGCCGCCGCCGCCCAAGCGGGTCGCACAGCACCGAAGTTCGGACTCAACGGCTTCCTCATCGCCCGCGACACCGAGACCGAGGCCCGCGACACGCTCCGCGAGATCGTCGCCAAGGCCGACACCCCGGCCGTCCACGGCTTCCGCGACGCCGTCCAGCAGGCCGGGCAGTCCACCGCCGACGGCAAGGGCATGTGGCAGGACTCCGGCTTCGAAGACCTCGTCCAGTACAACGACGGCTTCCGTACGGGCCTGATCGGCACGCCCGAGCAGATCGCCGAGCGGATCGTCGCCTACAAGCGGCTCGGCGTCGACCTCTTCCTCCTCGGCTTCCTGCACTACCACGAGGAGGTCGAGTACTTCGGCAAGCGGGTGCTGCCCCTCGTACGCGAACTGGAGGCCCGGCAGTTCGAGCCGGAGCCCGTCACCGCCCGTGCCTGA
- the ssuE gene encoding NADPH-dependent FMN reductase, with protein MATILSVSGSPSATSRTARLLRHLDDRLAAQGHEVIPFDVRTLPAEALLHADFGHPAIVEATALVERADGIVIGTPVYKAAYSGLLKSLLDLLPQYALAGKTVLPLATGGSTAHVLAIDYALRPVLASMGPAHITPGWFTLDKDITVGDDGSLIVAPASAEALAQVTDQFSLALDGRTTLLAATG; from the coding sequence ATGGCCACCATCCTCTCCGTCTCCGGCAGTCCCTCCGCCACCTCCCGCACCGCCCGGCTGCTGCGCCATCTGGACGACCGGCTCGCGGCCCAGGGCCACGAGGTGATCCCGTTCGACGTCCGCACGCTGCCGGCCGAGGCCCTGCTGCACGCCGACTTCGGGCACCCCGCGATCGTCGAGGCCACCGCCCTGGTCGAGCGCGCGGACGGCATCGTCATCGGGACCCCCGTCTACAAGGCCGCCTACTCCGGGCTGCTGAAGTCGCTGCTCGACCTCCTCCCGCAGTACGCCCTGGCGGGCAAGACCGTGCTGCCCCTGGCCACGGGCGGCTCCACCGCCCACGTCCTGGCCATCGACTACGCCCTGCGTCCGGTCCTCGCCTCCATGGGACCCGCGCACATCACGCCGGGCTGGTTCACGCTCGACAAGGACATCACGGTCGGCGACGACGGCTCGCTGATCGTCGCGCCCGCCTCGGCCGAGGCGCTGGCCCAGGTCACGGACCAGTTCTCGCTCGCGCTGGACGGCCGGACGACGCTGCTGGCGGCCACCGGATGA
- a CDS encoding SfnB family sulfur acquisition oxidoreductase: protein MSAPALIGGDGEALAAAAELAAEFRKGAAERDAVRRLPYAELERLSASGLLAVTVPAEFGGADVRTETLAEMFRLLASADASLAQIPQSHFVYVGVLRRQGTQEQQEFFFGEVLRGKRFGNAQSEAGTSHVQDIRTRLARGPDGSYVLDGVKHYSTGALFADWIPVLARADDDNLHVAYVPSDAPGLTVVDDWDGMGQRTTASGTVRLESVPVPADRVVPHHLTFQGPQLHGAVAQLLHAAVDAGIAHGALAEAVDFVRTKSRPWFESVAEGHESATEDPLLIQRFGELAIRVRAADALLSTAARSVDAARADLTDDSAAAASIAVAAAKVTAAEAAVEIGSALFEVSGTRSALDSLGLHRHWRDARTHTLHDPARWKVQHIGRYVLNGTQPPRHGLL, encoded by the coding sequence ATGAGCGCCCCGGCCCTGATCGGCGGCGACGGCGAGGCTCTCGCCGCCGCCGCCGAGCTGGCCGCGGAATTCCGCAAGGGAGCCGCGGAGCGGGACGCGGTCCGCCGACTGCCGTACGCGGAGCTGGAGCGGTTGTCCGCCTCCGGGCTGCTCGCCGTGACGGTGCCCGCGGAGTTCGGCGGCGCGGACGTCCGTACGGAGACACTCGCCGAGATGTTCCGGCTGCTGGCCTCGGCCGACGCGAGCCTCGCCCAGATCCCGCAGAGCCACTTCGTGTACGTGGGCGTGCTGCGCCGGCAGGGGACGCAGGAACAACAGGAGTTTTTCTTCGGCGAGGTGCTGCGCGGGAAGCGGTTCGGCAACGCTCAGTCCGAGGCGGGTACCAGCCATGTACAGGACATCCGGACGCGGCTCGCGCGGGGCCCCGACGGGTCGTACGTCCTCGACGGCGTCAAGCACTACTCCACCGGCGCCCTGTTCGCCGACTGGATCCCCGTCCTCGCCCGCGCCGACGACGACAACCTGCACGTGGCGTACGTACCGAGCGACGCGCCCGGCCTCACGGTCGTGGACGACTGGGACGGCATGGGGCAGCGCACCACCGCCAGCGGAACCGTCCGCCTGGAGTCGGTGCCCGTGCCCGCCGACCGGGTCGTGCCGCACCACCTCACCTTCCAGGGGCCCCAGCTCCACGGCGCCGTCGCCCAGTTGCTGCACGCCGCCGTCGACGCCGGGATCGCCCACGGCGCGCTGGCCGAGGCAGTGGACTTTGTCCGCACCAAGAGCCGCCCCTGGTTCGAGAGCGTCGCCGAAGGACACGAGAGCGCCACCGAGGACCCCCTGCTGATCCAGCGCTTCGGCGAACTGGCGATCCGGGTACGGGCCGCCGACGCGCTGCTCTCCACCGCGGCGCGGTCCGTGGACGCCGCCCGCGCCGACCTGACCGACGACTCGGCCGCCGCGGCCTCGATCGCGGTGGCCGCGGCCAAGGTGACCGCCGCCGAGGCCGCCGTGGAAATCGGCAGCGCCCTCTTCGAGGTCTCCGGCACCCGCTCCGCGCTCGACTCCCTGGGCCTGCACCGCCACTGGCGCGACGCCCGCACCCACACCCTGCACGACCCGGCCCGCTGGAAGGTCCAGCACATCGGCCGCTACGTCCTGAACGGCACCCAGCCGCCGCGCCACGGTCTGCTGTAA
- a CDS encoding LLM class flavin-dependent oxidoreductase, with protein sequence MSLTFHWFLPTNGDSRHVVGGGHGTPATESGRDRPPTVAYLSQIARAAEDLGFTGALTPTGAWCEDAWLTTAMVSQNTEHLKFLVAFRPGFVSPTLAAQMASTFQRQTGGRLLLNVVTGGESQEQRGYGDFLDKDARYRRTGEFLQVVRELWQGRTVDLVGEHLQVEGAGLARVPDPVPEVYFGGSSPIAGEIAARHADVYLTWGEPPAQVAGKIAWIRALAEKEGRSIRCGIRLHVITRDTAEQAWAEANRLLDGFDPETVKSVQAGLARSESEGQRRMLALHGGGSRERLEIHPNLWAGIGLVRGGAGTALVGSHDEVAERIKEYHTVGIEEFIFSGYPHLEEAYWFGEGVLPRLQAQGLWQHPFGKQAAPSAQIPFAGAASPR encoded by the coding sequence ATGTCCCTCACCTTTCACTGGTTCCTGCCCACCAACGGCGACAGCCGCCACGTCGTCGGCGGCGGCCACGGCACGCCCGCCACGGAGTCCGGGCGCGACCGGCCCCCGACGGTCGCCTACCTGAGCCAGATCGCCCGCGCCGCCGAGGACCTGGGTTTCACCGGCGCGCTCACCCCCACCGGAGCCTGGTGCGAGGACGCATGGCTGACCACCGCCATGGTCAGCCAGAACACCGAGCACCTGAAGTTCCTGGTGGCCTTCCGGCCCGGCTTCGTCTCCCCGACACTCGCCGCGCAGATGGCGTCCACCTTCCAGCGGCAGACCGGGGGACGGCTGCTGCTCAATGTCGTCACGGGCGGGGAGAGCCAGGAGCAGCGTGGCTACGGCGACTTCCTCGACAAGGACGCCCGGTACCGCCGTACCGGTGAGTTTCTCCAGGTCGTACGGGAGTTGTGGCAGGGCAGGACCGTCGACCTGGTCGGCGAGCACCTCCAGGTCGAGGGCGCCGGGCTGGCCCGGGTGCCCGACCCGGTTCCGGAGGTGTACTTCGGTGGCTCCTCGCCGATCGCCGGTGAGATCGCCGCCCGGCACGCCGACGTCTACCTCACCTGGGGCGAGCCGCCCGCCCAGGTCGCCGGGAAGATCGCGTGGATCCGGGCGCTGGCCGAGAAGGAGGGCCGGAGCATCCGCTGCGGTATCCGGCTGCACGTCATCACCCGCGACACCGCCGAGCAGGCCTGGGCCGAGGCGAACCGGCTGCTGGACGGCTTCGACCCGGAGACTGTGAAATCGGTGCAGGCCGGGCTCGCCCGCAGCGAGTCCGAGGGCCAGCGTCGCATGCTCGCCTTGCACGGCGGCGGCAGTCGCGAGCGCCTCGAGATCCACCCCAACTTGTGGGCCGGCATCGGCCTGGTGCGCGGCGGCGCAGGCACCGCCCTGGTCGGCAGCCACGACGAGGTCGCCGAGCGGATCAAGGAGTACCACACCGTGGGGATCGAGGAGTTCATCTTCTCCGGCTACCCGCACCTGGAGGAGGCGTACTGGTTCGGCGAGGGCGTCCTGCCGAGGCTCCAGGCCCAAGGCCTGTGGCAGCACCCCTTCGGCAAGCAGGCCGCCCCCTCGGCGCAGATCCCCTTCGCGGGCGCCGCAAGCCCACGCTGA
- a CDS encoding fumarate reductase/succinate dehydrogenase flavoprotein subunit yields the protein MDTLLQIPALTDAEEVTCDVLVIGGGTAGTMAALTAAEHGADVLLLEKAHVRHSGALAMGMDGVNNAVIPGRAEPDDYVAEITRANDGIVDQSTVRQTATRGFDMVQRLESYGVKFEKDEHGEYAVRRVHRSGSYVLPMPEGKDVKKVLYRQLRRREMRERIRIENRVMPVRVLTAAGRAVGAVGLHTRTGAFVTVRAGAVILATGACGRLGLPASGYLYGTYENPTNAGDGYAMAYHAGAELTGIECFQINPLIKDYNGPACAYVANPFGGYQVNRHGERFVDSDYWSGQMMAEFAAEVASDRGPVYLKLSHLPEESISALESILHSTERPTRGTFHSGRGHDYRTHDIEMHISEIGLCGGHSASGVRVDDHARTTVPRLYAAGDLACVPHNYMIGAFVFGDLAGADASQYTSYEGELPLDQLQEAHELVYRPLRNPDGPPQPQVEYKLRRFVNDYVAPPKSGARLSLAVEAFERMRADIAAMGARTPHELMRCAEVSFIRDCAEMAARASLARTESRWGLYHDRLDHPRRDDASWFHHLDLRKSPAGAMEFTARPVAPYLVPVDEFRPAGGPSRHLGEVHPEQVATAGAREAAPAAIREEPALTDTTARPGTDTDTPATPRLLELLSLAEDEPPLSALTPYLTDPEPTVRRTAVTVLTETVPPGTGPALAAALADTDAGVRATAAASLRELVETLAPEPALRDGLAAALSEADPVVRAAALDALHVLRLGDTGLFTASLSDSDIAVRIAAVRALVSVDAAGELARAATADPSREVRVTIAKALATVTAGQPDGITSDGPGPDMVLSALAGLIDDSDALVRAAAYEALGTTGCPAPLAARAEAALSDPAWQVRAGATTALSLAAPGLAVPALAKSLADPNADVRKAAVTALIRHGATEDARVALATATTDPDADVRAYAARAL from the coding sequence GTGGACACCCTCTTGCAGATCCCGGCCCTCACCGACGCCGAGGAAGTGACCTGCGACGTCCTCGTCATCGGCGGCGGCACCGCCGGCACCATGGCCGCCCTGACCGCAGCAGAGCACGGTGCGGACGTCCTGCTGCTGGAGAAGGCGCACGTCCGCCACTCCGGCGCGCTCGCCATGGGCATGGACGGCGTCAACAACGCGGTCATCCCAGGCCGTGCCGAGCCCGACGACTACGTCGCCGAGATCACCCGCGCCAACGACGGCATCGTCGACCAGTCCACCGTCCGCCAGACCGCCACCCGTGGCTTCGACATGGTGCAGCGGCTGGAGTCCTACGGCGTGAAGTTCGAGAAGGACGAGCACGGCGAGTACGCGGTCCGCCGGGTCCACCGCTCCGGCTCCTACGTGCTCCCGATGCCCGAGGGCAAGGACGTCAAGAAGGTCCTGTACCGGCAGCTGCGCCGACGCGAGATGCGCGAGCGGATCCGGATCGAGAACCGGGTGATGCCGGTACGCGTGCTCACCGCAGCGGGCCGGGCTGTGGGCGCGGTCGGCCTCCACACCCGCACGGGCGCCTTCGTCACCGTACGCGCCGGCGCCGTGATCCTCGCGACCGGCGCCTGCGGACGGCTTGGCCTGCCCGCCTCCGGCTACCTGTACGGCACGTACGAGAACCCGACCAACGCGGGTGACGGCTACGCGATGGCCTACCACGCAGGCGCCGAACTGACCGGAATCGAGTGCTTCCAGATCAACCCGCTGATCAAGGACTACAACGGCCCGGCCTGCGCGTACGTCGCCAACCCCTTCGGCGGCTACCAGGTCAACCGGCACGGCGAACGCTTCGTCGACTCCGACTACTGGTCGGGCCAGATGATGGCCGAGTTCGCGGCCGAGGTGGCGAGCGACCGGGGTCCGGTCTACCTGAAGCTGAGCCATCTGCCGGAGGAGTCGATCTCGGCCCTGGAGTCGATCCTGCACTCGACGGAACGCCCGACGCGCGGCACGTTCCACTCCGGCCGCGGCCACGACTACCGCACCCACGACATCGAGATGCACATCTCCGAGATCGGCCTGTGCGGCGGCCACTCGGCCTCGGGCGTACGGGTCGACGACCACGCCCGTACGACCGTTCCCCGACTGTACGCCGCCGGGGACCTGGCCTGTGTCCCGCACAACTACATGATCGGCGCGTTCGTCTTCGGGGATCTGGCGGGGGCGGACGCGTCCCAGTACACGTCCTACGAAGGGGAGCTGCCCCTCGACCAGCTCCAGGAGGCGCACGAGCTTGTCTACCGCCCGCTGCGCAATCCCGACGGCCCGCCGCAGCCCCAGGTCGAGTACAAGCTGCGCCGCTTCGTGAACGACTACGTGGCTCCGCCGAAGTCCGGCGCCCGGCTGTCGCTGGCCGTGGAGGCGTTCGAGCGGATGCGCGCCGACATCGCCGCGATGGGCGCCCGCACTCCGCACGAGCTGATGCGCTGCGCGGAGGTGAGCTTCATCCGTGACTGCGCGGAGATGGCCGCCCGGGCCTCCCTGGCCCGCACCGAGTCCCGCTGGGGCCTCTACCACGACCGTCTCGACCATCCGCGTCGTGACGACGCGTCCTGGTTCCACCACCTCGATCTGCGTAAGTCCCCCGCGGGGGCGATGGAGTTCACGGCACGTCCCGTGGCTCCCTATCTCGTCCCGGTCGACGAGTTCAGGCCGGCCGGCGGACCCTCCCGTCATCTCGGCGAGGTCCACCCGGAACAGGTGGCGACCGCCGGGGCCCGGGAAGCGGCGCCGGCGGCGATACGGGAGGAGCCCGCCCTGACCGATACGACCGCCCGCCCCGGTACCGACACGGACACGCCGGCCACACCGCGCCTGCTCGAACTGCTCTCCCTCGCGGAGGACGAGCCCCCGCTCTCCGCACTGACCCCCTATCTGACCGACCCCGAGCCCACCGTCCGCCGAACGGCCGTCACGGTCCTGACGGAGACGGTGCCGCCGGGCACCGGCCCCGCACTGGCGGCGGCGCTCGCCGACACCGACGCCGGCGTCCGCGCCACCGCAGCCGCCTCACTGCGCGAACTGGTCGAGACGCTCGCCCCCGAACCGGCCCTGCGCGACGGCCTCGCGGCCGCCCTGTCCGAGGCCGACCCCGTCGTCCGTGCCGCCGCACTGGATGCTCTGCACGTCCTGCGCCTCGGTGACACCGGGCTGTTCACGGCCTCCCTGTCGGACTCCGACATCGCCGTTCGCATCGCGGCCGTGCGAGCACTCGTGTCGGTCGACGCCGCCGGAGAACTGGCCCGCGCGGCAACCGCCGACCCCTCCCGCGAGGTCCGCGTCACCATCGCCAAGGCCCTGGCCACCGTGACCGCGGGACAGCCCGACGGCATCACGTCGGACGGCCCCGGACCCGACATGGTCCTCTCCGCCCTCGCCGGGCTCATCGACGATTCCGACGCCCTGGTGCGTGCGGCCGCCTACGAAGCACTGGGCACGACCGGCTGCCCGGCACCACTGGCCGCCCGCGCGGAGGCAGCCCTGTCGGACCCCGCCTGGCAGGTGCGGGCCGGCGCCACCACCGCCCTGTCCCTGGCGGCTCCCGGCCTCGCCGTACCTGCCCTCGCCAAGTCCCTCGCCGACCCGAACGCCGACGTCCGCAAGGCCGCCGTGACGGCACTGATCCGGCACGGTGCCACCGAGGACGCACGAGTGGCCCTGGCCACGGCGACGACGGACCCGGACGCGGACGTCAGGGCCTATGCGGCCCGGGCACTGTGA
- a CDS encoding ABC transporter ATP-binding protein — translation MTSSSDVRSPAHTGAGLALRDASLGRPGAPVLAEVDLQVAPGEILTLVGPSGCGKSTLLRTLTGLLSPLAGEVTQDGGPLTGPSADRALIFQEDALLPWRTLRANVELPLAIKGLSRSARRTQADAWLTRVGLTEQSRQLPHRVSGGQRQRAQLARALAGAPRAVLMDEPFGALDAQTRAGMQDLLVEVLHGTGATVVFVTHDVDEALFLGDRVALLGAGRLLAVRDVPRPRERAAHDDPTRIALRRDILTSLGS, via the coding sequence ATGACCAGCTCGTCTGACGTGCGTTCCCCCGCTCACACCGGTGCGGGACTGGCCCTGCGCGATGCCAGCCTCGGACGGCCCGGCGCGCCCGTGCTCGCCGAGGTGGACCTCCAGGTGGCCCCCGGCGAGATCCTCACCCTCGTCGGCCCCTCCGGCTGCGGCAAGTCGACGCTGCTGCGCACGCTGACCGGGCTGCTGTCGCCCCTGGCCGGAGAGGTCACCCAGGACGGGGGCCCACTGACGGGGCCTTCCGCCGACCGTGCGCTGATCTTCCAGGAGGACGCCCTCCTGCCCTGGCGCACCCTGCGCGCGAACGTCGAACTCCCCCTCGCCATCAAGGGGTTGTCCCGCTCCGCACGCCGTACCCAGGCCGATGCCTGGCTCACCCGCGTCGGGCTGACCGAACAGTCCCGGCAACTGCCGCACCGCGTCTCCGGCGGGCAACGCCAGCGCGCCCAACTGGCCCGGGCCCTCGCGGGAGCGCCCCGTGCCGTCCTGATGGACGAACCGTTCGGCGCCCTCGACGCCCAGACCCGCGCCGGCATGCAGGACCTGCTGGTGGAGGTGCTGCACGGCACAGGCGCCACCGTCGTCTTCGTCACCCACGACGTGGACGAGGCCCTGTTCCTCGGTGACCGCGTGGCCCTGCTCGGCGCCGGCCGCCTCCTGGCCGTACGGGACGTACCGCGCCCGCGCGAGCGCGCCGCCCACGACGATCCGACGCGTATCGCCCTGCGGCGCGACATCCTCACGTCACTCGGTTCTTGA
- a CDS encoding ABC transporter permease has product MTRCALRGLSLAVGLGLWQLLTSLNVDVWLRFSQFPTVTDVARAFADRLSGPDYWTDLTDSLTRILTGFLLATVLGVATGVLVARSRLAEDLLGPLLEVVRPIPAIALVPVAILLFPSNEQGIVFITFTAAYFPVLVSTRHAVRALTPVWEEAVRTMGGGRWRILGSVVLPGALPGIFGGLSVGIGVSWICVISAEMISGQYGVGYRTWQDYTVVDYPGVFVGMVTIGVLGWLTSTAVELLGRRLTHWLPRTSYVPGGRPPRRVRGATALTPAGPGTKENVPHDQLV; this is encoded by the coding sequence GTGACCCGGTGCGCGCTGCGCGGGCTGTCCCTGGCCGTCGGCCTCGGCCTCTGGCAGCTGCTGACCAGCCTGAACGTCGACGTCTGGCTGCGCTTCTCGCAGTTTCCCACGGTCACCGACGTGGCCCGCGCCTTCGCCGACCGGCTGTCCGGTCCCGACTACTGGACGGATCTGACCGACAGCCTCACCCGTATCCTCACCGGCTTCCTGCTGGCCACAGTGCTGGGTGTGGCCACGGGTGTGCTCGTGGCCCGTTCACGGCTCGCCGAGGACCTGCTCGGCCCGCTGCTGGAAGTCGTCCGCCCCATCCCGGCCATCGCCCTGGTCCCCGTGGCGATCCTCCTGTTCCCCTCCAATGAACAGGGCATCGTCTTCATCACCTTCACCGCCGCCTACTTCCCGGTCCTGGTCTCCACCCGGCACGCGGTGCGCGCACTGACCCCCGTGTGGGAGGAGGCGGTGCGCACCATGGGCGGCGGCCGGTGGCGGATCCTCGGCTCGGTCGTCCTGCCGGGCGCGCTGCCCGGCATCTTCGGCGGCCTGTCGGTCGGCATCGGCGTCTCGTGGATCTGTGTGATCTCCGCCGAGATGATCTCCGGCCAGTACGGGGTCGGCTACCGCACTTGGCAGGACTACACAGTCGTCGACTACCCCGGCGTGTTCGTCGGCATGGTCACGATCGGCGTGCTCGGCTGGCTCACCTCTACGGCCGTCGAACTGCTGGGCCGCCGCCTGACGCACTGGCTGCCCCGCACGTCGTACGTCCCCGGCGGACGGCCCCCGCGACGGGTGCGCGGCGCCACCGCCCTCACGCCGGCCGGACCCGGTACCAAGGAGAACGTGCCCCATGACCAGCTCGTCTGA
- a CDS encoding ABC transporter substrate-binding protein: MKRTAVAVSAVVLLPPLSACGGDAEAGDGSTVTVTVGYQSKTINTVTAGTLLRSLGYFEKQLNSLGDGVTYKVAWQDYATGAPITAQMTAGKIDIGSMGDFPLLINAARGKQLGRPTHLVSVTGYNLRGGLNTIVTAPDSGLTSLKDLKGKKVSTSVGSAADGTLVRALQRAGIDPDKGIEKLNQQPAVGASALAAGSADALSQFVAWPGLLAHQGKAKALYDGAQLNLPTFHGVTAREDFAKDRPTVLEAFLKAQAQATDYLNDHPVTAAEKVAEATGLPAEVVYLYNGAHGIATFDPALKPQLVSALKQDVSILKSAKLTGDVDVDSFVDDQYVKKALGTTYAERLAATPPAAASEVWPKGSGQTRTFKSPAELLSYVSAHRDTIRAAYVPDATTGTLWFADKAVWVADGEKLLPFVAPATAQAYVDGHGGASVVTYAEALERAS, translated from the coding sequence ATGAAACGCACTGCAGTCGCAGTATCCGCGGTCGTCCTTCTGCCCCCGCTCAGCGCCTGCGGCGGTGACGCCGAGGCCGGCGACGGCTCCACGGTCACCGTCACCGTCGGCTACCAGTCCAAGACCATCAACACGGTCACGGCCGGCACCCTGCTCCGCTCCCTCGGCTACTTCGAGAAGCAGCTGAACTCGCTCGGCGACGGCGTCACCTACAAGGTCGCCTGGCAGGACTATGCCACCGGTGCCCCTATCACCGCCCAGATGACCGCCGGAAAGATCGACATCGGGTCGATGGGCGACTTCCCGCTGCTCATCAACGCCGCCCGCGGCAAGCAACTCGGCCGCCCCACCCATCTGGTCTCGGTCACCGGCTACAACCTGCGCGGCGGCCTGAACACCATCGTCACGGCGCCCGACTCGGGGCTCACCTCCCTGAAGGACCTGAAGGGGAAGAAGGTCTCCACGAGCGTCGGCTCCGCCGCCGACGGCACCCTCGTACGGGCCCTGCAACGCGCCGGCATCGATCCCGACAAGGGCATCGAGAAGCTCAACCAGCAGCCCGCGGTGGGTGCTTCGGCCCTCGCCGCGGGCAGCGCGGACGCGCTGTCGCAGTTCGTCGCCTGGCCGGGCCTGCTCGCCCACCAAGGCAAGGCGAAGGCCTTGTACGACGGGGCGCAGCTGAACCTGCCCACCTTCCACGGCGTCACCGCCCGCGAGGACTTCGCGAAGGACCGGCCGACCGTCCTGGAGGCGTTCCTCAAGGCCCAGGCACAGGCCACCGACTACCTCAACGACCATCCCGTCACCGCCGCCGAGAAGGTCGCAGAGGCCACCGGTCTGCCCGCCGAGGTCGTCTACCTCTACAACGGCGCCCACGGCATCGCCACCTTCGACCCGGCCCTCAAGCCACAGCTCGTCTCCGCCCTGAAGCAGGACGTGTCGATCCTGAAGTCCGCGAAGCTGACCGGCGACGTGGACGTGGACTCCTTCGTCGACGACCAGTACGTGAAGAAGGCCCTGGGGACGACGTACGCCGAGCGGCTCGCCGCCACGCCCCCGGCCGCCGCGAGCGAGGTGTGGCCGAAGGGCTCCGGGCAGACGCGGACCTTCAAGTCGCCCGCCGAACTGCTGAGTTACGTGTCCGCCCATCGCGACACCATCCGCGCCGCCTACGTCCCCGACGCCACCACCGGCACCCTGTGGTTCGCGGACAAGGCGGTGTGGGTGGCCGACGGCGAGAAGCTGCTGCCCTTCGTCGCACCGGCGACCGCGCAGGCCTACGTCGACGGTCACGGCGGCGCGAGCGTCGTCACCTATGCCGAGGCGCTGGAGCGGGCGTCGTGA